A single genomic interval of Chrysemys picta bellii isolate R12L10 chromosome 8, ASM1138683v2, whole genome shotgun sequence harbors:
- the C8H5orf58 gene encoding putative uncharacterized protein C5orf58 homolog has product MFKMFKSDVADQQFSLETAIKNIDKMSSELKKLNVKSQLLLCDLTLNFSHPVKTTVSREVEEKKIDFEELQNSIKFHADASINNSSL; this is encoded by the exons ATGTTCAAG ATGTTTAAGAGTGATGTTGCTGACCAGCAGTTTAGCCTggaaactgcaattaaaaatattgatAAAATGTCCAGTGAGTTGAAGAAACTAAATG TGAAAAGCCAACTGCTGCTCTGTGACCTTACTTTGAACTTCAGTCATCCTGTGAAGACCACAGTTTCAAGGGAGgtagaagaaaagaaaatagattTTGAGGAATTACAAAATTCCATCAAGTTCCATGCTGATGCTTCCATTAACAATTCTTCTCTTTGA